A genome region from Manis javanica isolate MJ-LG chromosome 3, MJ_LKY, whole genome shotgun sequence includes the following:
- the ZBTB21 gene encoding zinc finger and BTB domain-containing protein 21 isoform X2, whose amino-acid sequence MEGLLHYINPAHAISLLSALNEERLKGQLCDVLLIVGDQKFRAHKNVLAASSEYFQSLFTNKENESQTVFQLDFCEPDAFDNVLNYIYSSSLFVEKNSLAAVQELGYSLGISFLTNIVSKTPQAPFPMCPNRKKVFIEDEENSSQKRSVIVCQSRNEAQGRTVTANPPDLSHSSRPSPGVAVKTSTSKPHVPAPVEPLHSLSLTEKNWPKDGPVGYAKALEHSGSLEDSDRSTLVKRNTVLPSKPPQDLEAVGGRAGLSGQLPKGKVVELALKRPRPPVLSLRSSSETPYVLKETNKGSGPGEDRNLLYYSRLGLVIPSSGAGSGSQSVDRSGPLVKSLLRRSLSMDSQVPVYSPSIDVKPNQGSSSVSSNAPGNVFCTLSQKSSSKDCGERLALDDRPPALQPHRLRSFSASQSTEREGTTPVTKVQIKMEPRSPLSEPLDIIRVTVGDTAGASSVTRDLSLKTEDDQKDMSRLPAKRRFQADRRLPLKKLKADEHGSPGSEDNFEEGSSPTPLDADFPDSDLNKDEFEQGNHERLCRNATVCPYCSLRFFSPELKHEHESKCEYKKLTCLECMRTFKSSFSIWRHQVEVHNQNTMAPSENFSLPVLDHNGEVTGSSRPQAQPEPNKVNHVVTTKDDVFSDCSEQVNFDSEDSSCLPEDLSLSKQLKIQVKEEPAEEPEEEAPEASATPREASSSKDAALWPCEKCGKMFTVHKQLERHQELLCSVKPFICHVCNKAFRTNFRLWSHFQSHMSQAAEDSARKESEVCPVPTNSPSPPPLPPPPPLPKIQPLEPDSPTGVSENLAPAAEKLFVPQESDTLFYHAPPLSAITFKRQFMCKLCHRTFKTAFSLWSHEQTHN is encoded by the exons ATGGAGGGATTACTGCATTACATCAACCCAGCGCATGCCATTTCTCTCCTAAGTGCCCTCAATGAGGAGCGCCTCAAAGGACAGCTGTGTGATGTGCTTCTGATTGTTGGAGACCAGAAATTTCGAGCTCATAAAAATGTCTTGGCTGCCAGCAGTGAATACTTCCAGAGTTTattcacaaataaggaaaatgagtcACAAACTGTATTTCAGCTTGATTTCTGCGAACCAGATGCTTTTGATAATGTTTTGAATTACATTTATTCTTCATCTTTGTTTGTTGAGAAAAACAGCCTTGCTGCTGTGCAGGAACTAGGCTACAGTCTTGGGATTTCCTTCCTAACTAACATCGTTTCTAAAACACCTCAAGCCCCCTTTCCAATGTGTCCCAACAGAAAAAAAGTATTCATAGAAGATGAAGAAAACAGTTCTCAAAAGAGAAGCGTCATTGTTTGTCAGAGCAGAAATGAAGCACAGGGGAGAACTGTCACTGCAAACCCGCCTGACCTGAGCCATAGTTCCCGGCCCTCACCTGGCGTGGCAGTCAAGACCAGCACCAGTAAGCCTCATGTTCCAGCACCAGTTGAGCCACTTCACAGTTTGTCATTAACAGAAAAGAATTGGCCCAAAGATGGTCCTGTGGGCTATGCAAAGGCCCTTGAGCATTCTGGATCTTTGGAAGACTCTGACAGAAGCACCCTGGTGAAGAGGAACACAGTGCTGCCTTCCAAGCCCCCACAGGATTTAGAGGCTGTGGGTGGGAGGGCGGGGCTCAGCGGCCAGCTTCCCAAGGGAAAAGTCGTGGAGCTGGCCTTGAAAAGACCACGGCCACCCGTTTTATCTCTTCGAAGCTCATCAGAGACTCCCTATGTACTGAAAGAAACTAACAAAGGAAGTGGTCCAGGCGAGGACAGAAACTTGTTGTACTACTCCAGGTTGGGGCTGGTGATCCCATCCAGCGGAGCCGGCTCTGGAAGCCAGAGTGTGGACAGAAGTGGCCCTCTTGTTAAGAGCCTCCTCCGACGATCATTGTCAATGGACAGCCAGGTTCCTGTCTACTCGCCTTCAATAGATGTGAAGCCTAACCAGGGGTCGTCCTCAGTGTCAAGCAATGCACCAGGGAATGTGTTCTGTACTTTATCTCAAAAGTCATCTTCAAAAGACTGTGGTGAAAGGTTAGCCCTGGATGACCGGCCCCCGGCCCTGCAGCCGCACCGCCTCAGATCCTTCAGTGCTTCTCAGTCCACGGAGAGGGAGGGTACCACCCCAGTGACCAAGGTTCAGATCAAGATGGAGCCCCGCAGCCCACTGTCGGAGCCGTTGGACATCATCCGAGTCACTGTGGGAGACACGGCAGGGGCCTCGTCTGTCACGAGAGACCTTTCTCTGAAAACAGAAGACGACCAAAAAGACATGAGCAGACTCCCAGCAAAAAGGAGGTTCCAGGCTGACCGAAGACTGCCGCTGAAGAAGCTAAAGGCGGATGAGCATGGGTCTCCGGGGTCAGAAGATAATTTTGAGGAAGGTTCAAGCCCTACTCCCCTCGATGCAGATTTTCCAGATTCTGACTTGAATAAAGATGAATTTG AGCAAGGAAACCACGAGCGACTATGCAGGAACGCAACCGTTTGCCCTTACTGCAGCCTTAGGTTTTTCTCGCCTGAGCTAAAGCATGAACATGAGAGTAAGTGTGAATATAAGAAGCTGACCTGTCTCGAGTGCATGCGCACCTTCAAGTCCTCCTTCAGCATTTGGCGGCACCAGGTTGAAGTGCATAATCAGAACACTATGGCGCCATCCGAAAACTTTTCTCTACCCGTTCTGGACCACAATGGGGAAGTAACTGGTTCCTCTAGGCCCCAGGCACAGCCCGAGCCTAATAAAGTGAACCATGTGGTCACCACCAAAGACGACGTGTTCAGTGATTGTTCAGAGCAGGTGAACTTCGACTCAGAAGATTCCTCCTGTCTCCCTGAAGACCTTAGCCTTTCAAAGCAACTGAAAATCCAGGTCAAGGAGGAGCCTGCAGAGGAGCCTGAGGAGGAGGCACCCGAGGCCAGTGCAACCCCCAGAGAAGCAAGTTCTAGCAAGGATGCTGCCCTGTGGCCCTGTGAGAAATGTGGCAAGATGTTCACGGTGCACAAGCAGCTGGAGCGGCACCAGGAGCTCTTATGTTCCGTGAAACCGTTCATCTGTCATGTTTGCAACAAAGCTTTCCGCACCAATTTCCGGCTCTGGAGTCACTTCCAGTCCCACATGTCTCAGGCTGCAGAGGACTCTGCTCGGAAGGAATCAGAAGTGTGCCCTGTTCCCACAAACTCTCCGTCGCCACCACCtctgcccccgcccccgccgctgCCCAAGATCCAGCCCCTGGAGCCCGACAGCCCGACTGGTGTGTCTGAAAACCTGGCTCCCGCCGCGGAGAAATTGTTTGTGCCCCAGGAGTCAGACACCCTTTTCtaccacgcccctcccctttccGCAATCACATTTAAGAGACAGTTCATGTGTAAACTCTGCCATAGGACATTTAAGACGGCGTTTAGTCTTTGGAGTCACGAGCAAACCCACAATTAA
- the ZBTB21 gene encoding zinc finger and BTB domain-containing protein 21 isoform X1, with product MEGLLHYINPAHAISLLSALNEERLKGQLCDVLLIVGDQKFRAHKNVLAASSEYFQSLFTNKENESQTVFQLDFCEPDAFDNVLNYIYSSSLFVEKNSLAAVQELGYSLGISFLTNIVSKTPQAPFPMCPNRKKVFIEDEENSSQKRSVIVCQSRNEAQGRTVTANPPDLSHSSRPSPGVAVKTSTSKPHVPAPVEPLHSLSLTEKNWPKDGPVGYAKALEHSGSLEDSDRSTLVKRNTVLPSKPPQDLEAVGGRAGLSGQLPKGKVVELALKRPRPPVLSLRSSSETPYVLKETNKGSGPGEDRNLLYYSRLGLVIPSSGAGSGSQSVDRSGPLVKSLLRRSLSMDSQVPVYSPSIDVKPNQGSSSVSSNAPGNVFCTLSQKSSSKDCGERLALDDRPPALQPHRLRSFSASQSTEREGTTPVTKVQIKMEPRSPLSEPLDIIRVTVGDTAGASSVTRDLSLKTEDDQKDMSRLPAKRRFQADRRLPLKKLKADEHGSPGSEDNFEEGSSPTPLDADFPDSDLNKDEFGELEGTRPNKKFKCKHCLKIFRSTAGLHRHINMYHNPEKPYACDICHKRFHTNFKVWTHCQTQHGIVKNPSPASSSHAVLDEKFQRKLIDIVREREIKKALIIKLRRSKPGFQGQSSSQAQAIKRNLRSRAKGAYICTYCGRAYRFLSQFKQHVKMHPGEKPIGANRVAKPKEHVPLASPVANKEVFQCRLCNAKLSSLLEQGNHERLCRNATVCPYCSLRFFSPELKHEHESKCEYKKLTCLECMRTFKSSFSIWRHQVEVHNQNTMAPSENFSLPVLDHNGEVTGSSRPQAQPEPNKVNHVVTTKDDVFSDCSEQVNFDSEDSSCLPEDLSLSKQLKIQVKEEPAEEPEEEAPEASATPREASSSKDAALWPCEKCGKMFTVHKQLERHQELLCSVKPFICHVCNKAFRTNFRLWSHFQSHMSQAAEDSARKESEVCPVPTNSPSPPPLPPPPPLPKIQPLEPDSPTGVSENLAPAAEKLFVPQESDTLFYHAPPLSAITFKRQFMCKLCHRTFKTAFSLWSHEQTHN from the coding sequence ATGGAGGGATTACTGCATTACATCAACCCAGCGCATGCCATTTCTCTCCTAAGTGCCCTCAATGAGGAGCGCCTCAAAGGACAGCTGTGTGATGTGCTTCTGATTGTTGGAGACCAGAAATTTCGAGCTCATAAAAATGTCTTGGCTGCCAGCAGTGAATACTTCCAGAGTTTattcacaaataaggaaaatgagtcACAAACTGTATTTCAGCTTGATTTCTGCGAACCAGATGCTTTTGATAATGTTTTGAATTACATTTATTCTTCATCTTTGTTTGTTGAGAAAAACAGCCTTGCTGCTGTGCAGGAACTAGGCTACAGTCTTGGGATTTCCTTCCTAACTAACATCGTTTCTAAAACACCTCAAGCCCCCTTTCCAATGTGTCCCAACAGAAAAAAAGTATTCATAGAAGATGAAGAAAACAGTTCTCAAAAGAGAAGCGTCATTGTTTGTCAGAGCAGAAATGAAGCACAGGGGAGAACTGTCACTGCAAACCCGCCTGACCTGAGCCATAGTTCCCGGCCCTCACCTGGCGTGGCAGTCAAGACCAGCACCAGTAAGCCTCATGTTCCAGCACCAGTTGAGCCACTTCACAGTTTGTCATTAACAGAAAAGAATTGGCCCAAAGATGGTCCTGTGGGCTATGCAAAGGCCCTTGAGCATTCTGGATCTTTGGAAGACTCTGACAGAAGCACCCTGGTGAAGAGGAACACAGTGCTGCCTTCCAAGCCCCCACAGGATTTAGAGGCTGTGGGTGGGAGGGCGGGGCTCAGCGGCCAGCTTCCCAAGGGAAAAGTCGTGGAGCTGGCCTTGAAAAGACCACGGCCACCCGTTTTATCTCTTCGAAGCTCATCAGAGACTCCCTATGTACTGAAAGAAACTAACAAAGGAAGTGGTCCAGGCGAGGACAGAAACTTGTTGTACTACTCCAGGTTGGGGCTGGTGATCCCATCCAGCGGAGCCGGCTCTGGAAGCCAGAGTGTGGACAGAAGTGGCCCTCTTGTTAAGAGCCTCCTCCGACGATCATTGTCAATGGACAGCCAGGTTCCTGTCTACTCGCCTTCAATAGATGTGAAGCCTAACCAGGGGTCGTCCTCAGTGTCAAGCAATGCACCAGGGAATGTGTTCTGTACTTTATCTCAAAAGTCATCTTCAAAAGACTGTGGTGAAAGGTTAGCCCTGGATGACCGGCCCCCGGCCCTGCAGCCGCACCGCCTCAGATCCTTCAGTGCTTCTCAGTCCACGGAGAGGGAGGGTACCACCCCAGTGACCAAGGTTCAGATCAAGATGGAGCCCCGCAGCCCACTGTCGGAGCCGTTGGACATCATCCGAGTCACTGTGGGAGACACGGCAGGGGCCTCGTCTGTCACGAGAGACCTTTCTCTGAAAACAGAAGACGACCAAAAAGACATGAGCAGACTCCCAGCAAAAAGGAGGTTCCAGGCTGACCGAAGACTGCCGCTGAAGAAGCTAAAGGCGGATGAGCATGGGTCTCCGGGGTCAGAAGATAATTTTGAGGAAGGTTCAAGCCCTACTCCCCTCGATGCAGATTTTCCAGATTCTGACTTGAATAAAGATGAATTTGGTGAGTTGGAGGGAACAAGaccaaacaaaaaatttaaatgcaaacaTTGCCTTAAGATCTTTAGATCAACAGCAGGCCTTCACCGGCACATTAACATGTACCATAACCCAGAAAAGCCCTATGCTTGTGACATCTGTCACAAGCGGTTTCACACAAACTTCAAAGTGTGGACACACTGTCAGACCCAGCACGGCATAGTGAAGAACCCGTCACCAGCCTCTAGCTCACATGCCGTTTTGGATGAAAAATTCCAAAGAAAGCTGATTGAcatagtgagagagagagagattaagaaGGCCCTGATCATTAAGTTAAGGCGCAGCAAGCCCGGTTTTCAGGGACAGAGCAGTTCCCAAGCACAAGCCATCAAGAGGAACTTGAGATCGCGAGCCAAGGGAGCATACATTTGTACTTACTGTGGAAGAGCCTATCGCTTTCTCTCTCAGTTCAAACAGCACGTAAAAATGCACCCGGGAGAGAAACCCATTGGAGCGAATAGAGTTGCTAAGCCTAAAGAGCATGTGCCTCTTGCGAGTCCGGTAGCAAACAAGGAGGTTTTCCAGTGCCGCCTCTGTAATGCTAAGCTCTCTTCTCTTCTAGAGCAAGGAAACCACGAGCGACTATGCAGGAACGCAACCGTTTGCCCTTACTGCAGCCTTAGGTTTTTCTCGCCTGAGCTAAAGCATGAACATGAGAGTAAGTGTGAATATAAGAAGCTGACCTGTCTCGAGTGCATGCGCACCTTCAAGTCCTCCTTCAGCATTTGGCGGCACCAGGTTGAAGTGCATAATCAGAACACTATGGCGCCATCCGAAAACTTTTCTCTACCCGTTCTGGACCACAATGGGGAAGTAACTGGTTCCTCTAGGCCCCAGGCACAGCCCGAGCCTAATAAAGTGAACCATGTGGTCACCACCAAAGACGACGTGTTCAGTGATTGTTCAGAGCAGGTGAACTTCGACTCAGAAGATTCCTCCTGTCTCCCTGAAGACCTTAGCCTTTCAAAGCAACTGAAAATCCAGGTCAAGGAGGAGCCTGCAGAGGAGCCTGAGGAGGAGGCACCCGAGGCCAGTGCAACCCCCAGAGAAGCAAGTTCTAGCAAGGATGCTGCCCTGTGGCCCTGTGAGAAATGTGGCAAGATGTTCACGGTGCACAAGCAGCTGGAGCGGCACCAGGAGCTCTTATGTTCCGTGAAACCGTTCATCTGTCATGTTTGCAACAAAGCTTTCCGCACCAATTTCCGGCTCTGGAGTCACTTCCAGTCCCACATGTCTCAGGCTGCAGAGGACTCTGCTCGGAAGGAATCAGAAGTGTGCCCTGTTCCCACAAACTCTCCGTCGCCACCACCtctgcccccgcccccgccgctgCCCAAGATCCAGCCCCTGGAGCCCGACAGCCCGACTGGTGTGTCTGAAAACCTGGCTCCCGCCGCGGAGAAATTGTTTGTGCCCCAGGAGTCAGACACCCTTTTCtaccacgcccctcccctttccGCAATCACATTTAAGAGACAGTTCATGTGTAAACTCTGCCATAGGACATTTAAGACGGCGTTTAGTCTTTGGAGTCACGAGCAAACCCACAATTAA